In Camelina sativa cultivar DH55 chromosome 16, Cs, whole genome shotgun sequence, a single window of DNA contains:
- the LOC104752879 gene encoding putative glycine-rich cell wall structural protein 1, with protein MEMITKLLVVVFVGVVCANAARHLPEYTKFMDKHLLEVEPNCAAGGGGGGGGGATVEGGTDNGTNDRANGNGDANGNGNGNGRADCLGGVEVGGGGGGGGGGGAGGGSGGSTGSYFNGSGSGMGYGSGNGSVSSTGEYSASGGGGGSGQGSGGGGGGDGSSGSSSGSGSGSGSGSGTAMGPGVYISVSGGGGGGGGGGGGGGGGGIGASGSGSGSGSGSGSGTGHS; from the coding sequence atggAAATGATCACTAAGTTGCTTGTGGTGGTTTTCGTAGGAGTTGTGTGTGCCAATGCCGCAAGGCATCTCCCTGAATATACCAAATTCATGGACAAACATTTATTAGAAGTTGAGCCTAATTGTGCCGCTGGTGGGGGTGgaggtggtggcggaggagctaCCGTTGAAGGTGGTACGGACAACGGAACCAACGATAGAGCGAACGGCAACGGAGATGCGAATGGAAACGGGAATGGGAATGGACGTGCCGACTGTCTCGGAGGCGTAGAAGTTggaggtggcggtggtggtggaggcggaGGTGGAGCCGGTGGCGGTTCTGGCGGTAGTACTGGTAGTTATTTTAACGGAAGTGGTAGCGGTATGGGTTATGGAAGCGGTAATGGTAGTGTCAGTAGCACTGGCGAGTATTCGGCAAGCGGAGGTGGTGGCGGCAGTGGTCAAGGtagtggcggtggtggtggcggtgatGGTAGTAGTGGTAGCAGCAGCGGAAGCGGAAGTGGTAGTGGCAGCGGAAGTGGAACCGCTATGGGCCCTGGTGTGTACATAAGTGTAAGTGGTGGAGGcggcggtggcggtggtggaggtggaggtggaggcggtggtggtATTGGTGCTAGCGGAAGCGGCAGCGGTAGTGGCAGCGGTAGCGGAAGCGGCACTGGCCATTCTTAA
- the LOC104752881 gene encoding putative F-box/kelch-repeat protein At1g62270: MMSLKSSSLSSLPLDLVEEILARVSASSLKRLRTTCKQWNVLLSDQRFTKKHFDKAEKQFRVAMLRRRTVCSMSLNLFGLHDNIDPSMEVKFNLMMAFVFEVFHCSGLLLCKTGDDRLLVWNLCMGQPNWIKTNNDDDGNYRYALGYENNKSCYSYKILKYDLDETFDFEIYEFNSNSWRVLDSVTPDFAMARKANGVSIMGNSYWIASHKEEEDLIDDFLISFGFTTERIGPRVCLPVKGCSYCDTISLSCIREDRLSVFFQDSDTSKMEIWVTNNITQTKVMSWSPFFKIDLNTHRFGTEVSFFIDEENKVIVCCDEDEDEDDDMNVFVYIIGEDQYWRKVDIRKKTNWPRIFSYAPSLLQI; the protein is encoded by the coding sequence ATGATGAGCTTAAAATCTTCTTCCTTGTCCAGTCTTCCATTGGATTTGGTAGAGGAGATACTTGCTAGGGTTTCTGCTTCATCTCTAAAACGACTACGGACTACATGCAAACAGTGGAACGTTTTACTCAGTGATCAAAGATTCACCAAGAAGCACTTTGATAAAGCAGAAAAACAGTTTCGGGTTGCCATGTTGAGGAGACGTACGGTTTGTTCAATGAGCCTAAATCTGTTTGGACTCCACGACAATATTGATCCATCTATGGAGGTTAAATTTAACTTAATGATGGCCTTTGTATTTGAAGTCTTTCACTGTAGTGGCTTATTGCTATGCAAAACCGGGGATGATAGACTCTTGGTTTGGAACCTGTGTATGGGTCAACCCAATTGGATCAAAACCAATAATGATGACGATGGTAACTATAGGTACGCTCTCGGATACGAAAACAACAAATCGTGCTACAGCTACAAAATCTTGAAGTATGATCTTgatgaaacttttgattttgaaatctaCGAGTTTAATTCTaattcatggagggttcttgatAGCGTCACACCAGACTTCGCAATGGCACGAAAGGCCAATGGCGTGTCCATAATGGGAAACTCTTACTGGATTGCTtcacataaagaagaagaagatttaatTGACGATTTCTTGATAAGTTTCGGCTTTACAACAGAGAGAATTGGTCCACGTGTGTGCCTTCCAGTCAAGGGTTGTTCTTATTGTGATACTATCTCCTTATCTTGTATAAGAGAAGATCGGCTGTCAGTGTTCTTTCAGGACAGCGATACATCAAAGATGGAGATATGGGTGACAAATAATATCACTCAGACCAAAGTCATGTCTTGGAGCCCTTTTTTTAAGATTGATTTGAACACTCATCGGTTTGGGACTGAAGTGAGTTTTTTCATCGACGAGGAGAATAAAGTGATCGTGTGTTGTGATGAGGACGAGGACGAAGACGATGACATGAACGTTTTTGTATACATCATTGGAGAGGATCAATATTGGAGAAAAGTGGATAttcgaaaaaaaacaaattggccACGTATCTTCAGTTATGCTCCAAGTTTGCTTCAAATTTAG
- the LOC104754127 gene encoding pentatricopeptide repeat-containing protein At1g62260, mitochondrial-like translates to MIRSRSVLLILRKVYQPSCFKCVCANSFSSTSASSSLGFRATNKELNQMIRSGYIAEAREIFEKLKARNTVTWNTMISGYVKRREMNKARKLFDEMPKRDVVTWNAMISGYVSCGGVGFLEEARKLFDEMPTRDSFSWNTMISGYAKNRRVSEAFLLFEKMPERNGVSWSAMITGFCHNGEVNRAVELFRRMPEKDSSSLCALVAGLIKNERLEEAALVLSQYGSVDSGKEDLVYAYNTLIVGYGQRGQVEAARRLFDQFPDDDHHHGGEFRDRFRRNVVSWNSMIKAYLKVGDVVXTRYHVNVKNVLPPEPPPAPPPPPPPPPPPTSTPPRQSARPFPFPFPFASPLPFALSLVPLSVPPSTVAPPPPPPPPPAAQLGSTSNKCLSMNLXMMVSGYASVGNVELARHYFEKTPEKTTVSWNTIIAAYEKNKDYKEAVDVFIRMNIEGEKPDPHTLTSLLSVSTGLVNLRLGMQMHQIVLTTVIPDVPVHNALITMYSRCGELMESRRIFDDMKLKREVITWNAMIGGYAFHGNASEALNLFWLMKCKRIHPSHITFVSVLNACAHAGLVDEAKAQFVSMMSEYDIEPQMEHYSSLVNVISGQGQFEEAMDVLRSMPFEPDKTVWGALLDACRIYNNVALAHVAAEAMSRFEPESSTPYVLLYNMYADMGLWDEASQVRMKMESKRIKKERGSSWV, encoded by the exons ATGATCCGATCACGAAGTGTATTGTTGATATTGAGGAAGGTGTATCAACCATCATGTTTTAAATGTGTATGTGCAAACTCGTTCTCTTCTACTTCAGCTTCGTCAAGCTTAGGTTTTCGAGCGACGAACAAGGAGTTAAACCAGATGATAAGATCGGGTTACATCGCCGAAGCTAGAGAGATTTTCGAGAAATTGAAGGCGAGGAACACGGTGACATGGAACACGATGATAAGCGGGTATGTGAAAAGGCGGGAAATGAATAAAGCACGGAaactgttcgacgaaatgcctaaGAGAGATGTTGTGACTTGGAACGCGATGATTTCGGGTTACGTTTCATGTGGTGGGGTTGGGTTTCTTGAGGAAGCAAGGAagctgttcgatgaaatgcctacAAGGGATTCTTTTTCTTGGAACACGATGATTAGTGGTTATGCCAAGAATAGGAGAGTAAGTGAAGCTTTCTTGTTATTTGAGAAAATGCCTGAGAGAAATGGTGTGTCTTGGAGTGCTATGATCACTGGGTTTTGTCACAACGGTGAAGTGAATCGCGCGGTTGAGTTGTTTCGGAGAATGCCTGAGAAGGATTCGTCTTCTTTATGTGCACTTGTGGCTGGTCTTATTAAAAACGAGAGACTTGAAGAAGCTGCTTTGGTTTTGAGTCAATATGGGAGTGTAGATTCAGGAAAGGAAGATTTGGTTTATGCTTATAATACTttgattgttggatatgggcagAGAGGACAAGTAGAAGCAGCTCGACGTCTGTTTGATCAGTTTcctgatgatgatcatcatcatggaGGTGAGTTTAGAGACAGATTCCGTAGAAATGTTGTATCTTGGAACTCCATGATCAAAGCTTACTTGAAAGTAGGTGATGTGGTCNAGACTAGATACCATGTAAACGTTAAGAATG TACTACCGCCAGAACCGCCACCGGCTCCACCtccgcctccaccaccaccgccacctccAACTTCTACGCCTCCGAGACAGTCGGCACGTCCATTCCCATTCCCGTTTCCATTCGCATCTCCGTTGCCGTTCGCTCTATCGTTGGTTCCGTTGTCCGTACCACCTTCAACGGtagctcctccgccaccacctcCACCCCCACCAGCGGCACAATTAGGCTCAACTTCTAATAAATGTTTGTCCATGAATTTG ANCATGATGGTCTCGGGTTATGCTAGTGTTGGCAACGTAGAGCTCGCTCGTCATTACTTTGAAAAAACGCCGGAGAAAACTACAGTATCGTGGAACACTATTATAGCAGCTTACGAGAAAAACAAGGACTACAAAGAAGCTGTTGATGTGTTTATCCGGATGAACATTGAAGGAGAGAAGCCTGACCCACATACTCTAACTTCTCTTCTCAGTGTATCAACCGGGCTTGTGAATCTACGCTTGGGGATGCAGATGCACCAAATCGTTTTGACGACTGTGATCCCTGACGTGCCTGTCCACAATGCGCTTATCACTATGTATTCGAGATGCGGCGAGTTAATGGAGTCGAGGAGAATCTTCGATGACATGAAACTCAAAAGAGAAGTAATCACATGGAATGCAATGATTGGAGGGTATGCTTTCCATGGTAATGCCTCAGAGGCCTTGAATCTGTTCTGGTTGATGAAATGCAAAAGGATACATCCTTCTCACATAACATTCGTCTCGGTTCTGAATGCTTGTGCTCACGCGGGACTTGTTGATGAGGCTAAAGCACAGTTTGTGTCTATGATGAGTGAGTACGATATCGAGCCGCAGATGGAACATTACTCTTCCCTGGTCAATGTAATCAGTGGACAAGGGCAGTTTGAAGAGGCCATGGATGTGCTAAGAAGTATGCCTTTTGAGCCAGACAAGACGGTGTGGGGTGCATTATTAGATGCATGTAGGATTTATAACAATGTAGCACTCGCACATGTTGCAGCTGAAGCAATGTCGAGATTCGAACCAGAGAGCTCAACACCTTATGTACTGTTGTACAACATGTATGCGGACATGGGACTGTGGGACGAAGCTTCTCAAGTGAGAATGAAGATGGAAagtaaaagaattaaaaaggAAAGAGGATCAAGTTGGGTTTGA